In Parus major isolate Abel chromosome 8, Parus_major1.1, whole genome shotgun sequence, a single window of DNA contains:
- the ECHDC2 gene encoding enoyl-CoA hydratase domain-containing protein 2, mitochondrial — translation MNRPHARNSLGKVFVNELFSVLEQLRFDEQVRVVVFKSQVKGVFCAGADLKERAKMDDAEVGEFVRRLRNLMDEIAALPVPTIAAIDGYALGGGLELALACDLRVAASSAKMGLIETTRGLLPGAGGTQRLPRCVGIGLAKELIFTGRQVDGEQAASMGLVNHSVPQNSEGDAAYQRALTLAKEILPQAPFAVKMGKLAINKGIEVDIASGMAIEGMCYAQNIPTRDRQEGMAAFREKRPPRFTGK, via the exons ATGAACCGACCCCACGCGAGAAATTCACTGGGAAAAGTATTTGTAAATGAA CTGTTCAGTGTCCTGGAACAGCTCCGCTTCGATGAGCAGGTGCGAGTGGTGGTGTTCAAGAGCCAGGTGAAAGGAGTGTTTTGTGCAG GAGCAGATTTAAAGGAACGTGCAAAGATGGATGATGCAGAAGTTGGAGAGTTTGTTAGAAGACTGAGAAATCTTATGGATGAAATAG ctgccctgcctgtgcccacGATCGCTGCAATCGATGGCTACGCCTTGGGTGGTGGATTGGAGCTGGCCCTGGCCTGTGACCTCCGAGTAGCAG cttcaTCAGCTAAAATGGGCCTTATTGAGACCACACGAGGACTTCTGCCTGGAGCAG GTGGAACTCAGCGCCTGCCCAGATGTGTTGGAATAGGTCTTGCAAAGGAACTCATTTTCACTGGCAGACAGGTTGATGGAGAACAGGCGGCCTCCATGGGGTTGGTAAATCACTCAGTGCCACAGAACAGCGAGGGAGATGCAGCTTACCAGAGAGCTTTAACTTTGGCTAAAGAAATCCTGCCCCAG gCACCgtttgctgtgaaaatgggaaaactgGCAATAAACAAAGGAATAGAG gtTGACATTGCATCAGGGATGGCTATTGAGGGGATGTGTTATGCCCAG AATATTCCCACCAGAGACCGTCAGGAAGGGATGGCTGCCTTCAGGGAGAAGCGACCACCTCGGTTCACCGGCAAATAA